One part of the Xylocopa sonorina isolate GNS202 chromosome 10, iyXylSono1_principal, whole genome shotgun sequence genome encodes these proteins:
- the Exd2 gene encoding exonuclease 3'-5' domain-containing 2 yields the protein MQPVRNNNMFLVCVTVGLVLLASKYRRNVFQTVKHLCQTIKSKSCKQRDDRKKDLRIALDKIILADTPEKCDYAIQRIRCNLTNDILGFDCEWVNEGPVSLLQLATFNGVCGLFRIGKIGYIPEQLKELLANKRILKVGVASYEDGQKIVADYGCNVCGTVDLRTLADRANLTTLKSLAGMSLQYLGLEMDKLIEVRCSNWNAGTLTDEQVAYAACDAIASVLIYDQIVQRIKEKYSLWESLVNYIKSVCNKNVNTQFHTLPSGVIDTRFKVQETQMIINKKNTKNNNFDKIARNLNRNNNIIRKTSIPTRNKPLYHNCYLQAPDGETLCTCDRKKAEWYVSKQLGDVIEEEPFTVRLKFEPSGRALGEVGQYYAQVKVNQCVVCGTSDKFIRKNVVPREYRKYFPLVMKAHQSHDILLLCPSCHEISNCHDLQLRRKLADMCDAPLAGPLTHVRNKYMNNWRKLHSAVKALRKRTTLPDARRKELEHYILECTNKQQVTPILLDVLNKELKTAMNSVPNCDQSKCQPHGLKVVQHFQKGEGGLVELERMWREHFLLTMKPKYLPNLWSVSHNQERLTIRQLQNRIEPQDAKVAGLAC from the exons ATGCAGCCTGTAAGAAACAACAACATGTTTCTCGTATGTGTAACTGTCGGCCTTGTACTTTTGGCCTCTAAATATCGTAGGAATGTCTTTCAAACCGTTAAACATCTTTGTCAAACTATAAAGAGTAAAAGTTGCAAGCAAAGGGACGATAGGAAGAAAGATCTTAGAATCGCGCTAGATAAAATCATTTTGGCCGATACCCCGGAGAAATGTGATTACGCCATTCAGCGTATTCGCTG CAATTTAACCAATGACATATTGGGCTTCGATTGCGAGTGGGTTAACGAAGGACCTGTTTCTTTGTTACAACTTGCTACCTTTAATGGAGTATGCGGACTCTTTCGCATTGGCAAAATTGGATATATTCCTGAACAATTAAAA GAATTGTTAGCAAATAAACGTATTCTTAAAGTTGGCGTCGCTTCGTACGAGGATGGGCAAAAAATAGTAGCAGATTACGGATGCAATGTTTGCGGTACAGTTGATCTAAGGACATTGGCGGATCGTGCGAATTTAACTACACTGAAAAGTTTAGCCGGAATGAGTTTACAGTATCTAGGCTTGGAAATGGATAAATTAATAGAAGTAAGGTGTAGCAACTGGAACGCTGGCACGCTTACTGACGAACAAGTAGCGTACGCTGCTTGTGATGCAATCGCGTCTGTTCTTATTTATGACCAG ATCGTGCAGAGAATAAAAGAAAAGTATTCTCTATGGGAAAGCttggtaaattatataaaaagtgtatgtaataagaatgtaaatacgcaaTTTCATACTTTACCCAGTGGTGTAATTGATACGAG GTTCAAAGTTCAAGAAACGCAGAtgattattaataaaaaaaacacTAAGAACAATAATTTCGACAAAATTGCCAGAAATTTAAATCGGAATAACAATATTATACGTAAAACTAGTATACCTACGAGAAATAAACCATTATATCATAATTGTTATTTACAAGCACCGGATGGAGAAACATTGTGTACGTGTGATCGTAAGAAAGCGGAATGGTATGTTTCGAAACAATTGGGAGATGTAATCGAAGAAGAACCGTTTACCGTGAGGCTAAAGTTTGAGCCCTCTGGTCGTGCTTTGGGAGAAGTCGGACAGTATTATGCTCAAGTTAAAGTCAATCAATGCGTGGTCTGTGGAACATCGGATAAATTTATTAGGAAGAATGTTGTACCTCGAGAGTACCGTAAATATTTTCCAT TGGTGATGAAAGCTCATCAGTCGCacgatatattattattatgtccATCCTGTCACGAGATAAGTAATTGCCATGATCTACAGCTCAGAAGAAAGCTGGCAGACATGTGCGATGCGCCTCTTGCTGGTCCACTAACGCATGTGCGTAATAAATATATGAATAACTGGAGAAAACTACATTCAGCTGTTAAAGCGCTAAGAAAGAGAACAACTTTACCCGATGCACGACGCAAGGAATTGGAACATTATATTTTGGAATGTACGAACAAGCAGCAAGTGACACCGATTCTACTTGATGTGTTAAACAAAGAATTAAAAACTGCTATGAATTCGGTGCCTAATTGTGATCAATCTAAATGTCAGCCTCACGGTTTAAAG GTTGTTCAGCATTTTCAAAAAGGGGAAGGGGgattagtagaattagagcgTATGTGGAGGGAACATTTTCTATTGACTATGAAGCCAAAATATCTACCGAATCTGTGGTCTGTTTCTCACAATCAAGAAAGGTTAACTATTCGCCAATTACAGAACAGAATTGAACCGCAAGATGCGAAGGTAGCTGGTTTGGCATGctga
- the Blp gene encoding mitochondrial import inner membrane translocase subunit Tim16, translating into MAKHLVQIIVMGTQVVVKAFARALRQEIAASQAAARKTGGGTRGTQHVAANYKTGLSLEEALQILNVDRVDQLEAIERNYKYLMEANDRSKGGSFYIQSKIVRAKERIDEELKNMKVPPPKTDFTQRETYKQS; encoded by the coding sequence ATGGCGAAACACTTGGTACAAATAATTGTAATGGGAACGCAAGTCGTTGTGAAAGCATTCGCACGAGCGTTACGACAAGAAATAGCAGCTAGCCAAGCAGCAGCACGTAAAACAGGCGGTGGAACACGAGGTACTCAACATGTTGCAGCCAATTACAAGACTGGACTTTCATTAGAAGAAGCACTGCAAATTTTGAACGTTGACCGAGTAGATCAATTAGAAGCTATCGAACGTAATTATAAGTATCTCATGGAAGCTAATGACAGATCGAAAGGTGGTTCTTTTTATATTCAGTCCAAAATTGTACGTGCTAAGGAACGTATCGACGAAGAATTAAAGAACATGAAAGTTCCACCTCCAAAGACAGATTTCACGCAACGAGAAACTTATAAACAATCTTAA
- the Fntb gene encoding farnesyl transferase beta subunit has protein sequence MWNSVTNEFDEPHVRTYAEILTQKQDDEGYSTASSVKQDCIESDVLEIYKLGNEPILTRQKHIAFLKKSLYHLSEPFQYLDSSRPWLCYWNLHSLQILGERLEYDEYSKIIGFLAKCQSPEGGFGGGPGQHPHLASTYAAINALCTIGTPQAYQVIDRKGLKQFLASLHGEDGSFRLHKDGETDIRGIYCALSVAKLTNVYTPELFKECESWIARCQTWEGGFGGSPGMEAHGGYAFCGLAALVLLGKPHFCCLKSFLRWAVNRQMRLEGGFQGRTGKLVDGCYSFWQGGAFPLIHTILTMQNKVFNSAYWLFNQEALQEYLLICCQHPRGSLLDKPGKIQDVYHTCYALSGLTVAQHSPKPSIIGSTNLNVVKLIHPLYNLEDSCATNALKYFSTLPIPD, from the exons ATGTGGAATTCAGTGACTAATGAATTTGATGAACCACACGTCAGAACTTACGCCGAGATATTAACACAAAAACAAGACGATGAAGGGTATTCAACCGCTAGTTCGGTAAAGCAG GACTGTATAGAAAGTGATGTACTTGAAATATACAAATTAGGCAATGAACCTATTTTAACAAGACAGAAACACATTGCATTCTTAAAGAAATCTTTATACCATCTTAGCGAACCTTTTCAG tATTTAGATTCTAGTAGACCATGGTTGTGTTATTGGAATCTGCATTCTCTTCAAATCTTAGGAGAACGTTTAGAATACGATGAGTATTCAAAAATTATTGGTTTTCTGGCTAAATGTCAGTCACCGGAAGGTGGGTTTGGAGGAGGTCCTGGACAACATCCTCATTTGGCCTCTACATACGCAGCAATAAATGCATTATGCACTATTGGTACTCCTCAAGCGTATCAAGTAATCGATAG GAAAGGGCTTAAACAATTTTTAGCATCTTTGCATGGAGAGGATGGTTCTTTTCGTCTGCACAAAGATGGAGAAACAGATATCAGGGGAATATATTGCGCCCTTTCTGTAGCAAAATTAACAAATGTGTACACCCCTGAACTATTCAAAGAATGCGAAAGTTGGATAGCTAGATGCCAAACGTGGGAAGGTGGTTTCGGTGGTTCTCCCGGCATGGAAGCTCACGGCGGATATGCATTTTGTGGATTAGCAGCACTCGTGCTTCTCGGAAAACCTCATTTctgttgcttgaaatcatttttg AGGTGGGCAGTAAACAGACAAATGCGCCTAGAGGGTGGATTCCAAGGGCGTACAGGCAAACTAGTAGATGGTTGTTATTCGTTTTGGCAAGGTGGAGCCTTCCCATTGATTCATACAATTTTAACTATGCAAAATAAAGTATTTAATTCCGCATATTGGTTGTTCAATCAAGAAGCCTTACAAGAGTATTTATTAATCTGTTGCCAACATCCTCGTGGTAGCCTCTTGGACAAACCTGGAAA AATTCAAGATGTGTATCATACTTGTTACGCGCTTAGCGGGCTAACGGTTGCACAACATTCACCAAAGCCATCGATTATTGGATCGACAAACTTAAATGTTGTGAAATTAATTCATCCTCTGTATAATTTAGAAGATTCTTGTGCAACTAATGCATTGAAATATTTTAGTACACTGCCGATACCTGACTGA
- the LOC143428384 gene encoding uncharacterized protein LOC143428384 — protein MDCDKVIATTDESFSPKNFTVYTFYGERTCFCWDQNKLVIFPYTDSNYGTLQVLITPAPIKTIQCFDDRIFLICIPHGIYKVMRNREFAILSKSAIGMGTAFYKVLKPRAGYLYLDDKETKVNKLLFQLSVKEIDSTQLCIYPLNVDNIANDFLKVLTNNDSNIKNLCIIGDGLKLLTLVNETVQIIYSSVYTIKDIMPIQKYSKTAGLFLLTNTDVIIIMYSKDNMLSFETVCLGTQTQAVCAGFSQSSEETLWIVFLYKFTLYYAKKQLSIDDIQKIRVGGKSYLSLQFCDSKTILGLTVDKELVEISTNTIERALSMECDTFINLHSNMLKGAMLIMDEIHRLTQELHFLNKTLIKEEDKLKRINLYAHKQRIRLSPKIMINRIANQLFLSANFQDARPKNSQIVVNVKSQYRHLLCAKKIKDQETVVDIHIPEYVTENVTEIAVDLIVFKNERNPWLLIKNYVIDSYQEQNKRKKLKSNSDFISSKIDKLQAFITKGNVNMKELSDIKRNARRKFSDILS, from the coding sequence ATGGACTGTGATAAAGTAATAGCGACAACGGATGAATCCTTTTCACCGAAAAATTTCACTGTTTATACATTTTATGGCGAGAGAACCTGTTTTTGTTGGGATCAGAATAAACTTGTAATATTTCCGTACACAGATAGCAATTATGGAACTCTTCAGGTTTTGATAACACCAGCTCCGATAAAAACTATACAATGTTTTGATGATCGAATCTTTTTAATTTGCATCCCACATGGCATATACAAAGTTATGAGAAATCGAGAATTTGCGATCCTAAGTAAAAGTGCCATTGGAATGGGTACTGCTTTTTACAAAGTATTAAAACCAAGAGCTGGGTATCTCTATTTGGATGATAAAGAAACAAAAGTAAATAAACTGTTGTTTCAACTTTCAGTCAAGGAAATTGATTCTACGCAATTGTGCATTTATCCATTAAATGTGGATAATATCGCAAATGATTTTCTGAAAGTCCTAACGAACAATGATTCTAATATTAAAAATTTATGTATAATTGGCGATGGGCTGAAACTTCTAACATTAGTAAACGAGACTGTGCAAATAATATACAGCAGTGTTTATACTATTAAGGACATAATGCCTATACAAAAATATTCAAAGACTGCTGGATTATTTCTTCTTACTAATACAGATGTTATTATTATAATGTATTCAAAAGACAATATGCTTAGTTTCGAAACAGTTTGTTTAGGTACACAGACACAAGCTGTTTGTGCTGGTTTTAGTCAATCTTCAGAAGAGACATTGTGGATTGTATTTTTGTACAAATTTACATTGTATTATGCAAAAAAACAATTATCAATTGATGATATTCAAAAAATAAGAGTCGGAGGCAAAAGTTATCTTTCCTTACAATTTTGTGATTCCAAGACAATCTTAGGTTTGACAGTAGATAAAGAATTAGTAGAAATTTCTACAAACACGATAGAAAGAGCATTATCAATGGAGTGTGATACTTTCATTAATCTTCATTCTAACATGTTAAAAGGTGCTATGCTTATAATGGATGAAATACACAGATTAACTCAAGAACTGCATTTCTTAAATAAAACATTAATAAAAGAAGAAGACAAACTAAAAAGAATAAATTTATATGCTCATAAGCAAAGGATACGATTATCTCCTAAAATAATGATAAATAGAATAGCTAATCAACTCTTTCTATCAGCAAATTTTCAAGATGCGCGACCAAAAAACAGTCAGATCGTAGTTAACGTAAAATCGCAATACCGACATCTGCTTTGCGCGAAAAAAATAAAAGACCAGGAGACCGTAGTCGACATACATATACCTGAATATGTAACGGAGAATGTTACGGAAATCGCAGTAGATTTAATAGTTTTTAAAAACGAAAGGAATCCTTGGTTACTTATAAAAAATTACGTAATCGATTCTTATCAGgaacaaaataaaagaaaaaaactaaaaTCCAATTCTGACTTTATCAGTTCTAAAATTGATAAGCTTCAAGCTTTTATAACCAAAGGAAATGTTAATATGAAAGAATTATCTGATATCAAAAGAAACGCGAGGAGAAAATTTAGTGATATTTTAAGCTAA
- the LOC143428648 gene encoding free fatty acid receptor 4-like isoform X1 produces the protein MNSSYLWGEDEEWGARYYFTYYSQFEERRGISTIIEVVVLAISFILAIGGNLGMAGCILRYKELRTPTNMCLVNLAAADLLFTVGVPAVAYTRYTQSWRLGETICKLLPYTQFVCGFVLLWTLTFISMDRHRCLATAPYRSALTGVKVLTISLFTWIIAVLVFLPLVFWFKQKEIADDSTICTLIFPRNKVVNISLCYTIPIIVSACLLPMTLLVYHYQRIFQKILDTRSTWAVPCVPQSLENNSGDGGGSGNATGRRDSELSIVGTLLPWAGRKLSGASLSSRRGRTGSLSQQEETRLYKHLRVVRILLLNVIAVLVMWLPITIVMLLIYIDGKRPNEDTDFFLRSHHFVWSVIVAQLNTIVNPLLYGVLSENFRVVCFTKQWKRRRHNNSSKYAEHAGLKKSSKSLQAFQNRLETIGTPKHLRSSFKHSKKYSNCNIVGSIDEVSNSEKL, from the exons ATGAATTCGTCTTATCTCTGGGGTGAAGATGAAGAATGGGGAGCACGATACTATTTTACGTATTATAGCCAATTTGAGGAACGAAGAGGAATTAGCACGATTATTGAA GTGGTGGTATTGGCAATCAGCTTCATTTTAGCTATCGGCGGCAACTTGGGAATGGCTGGCTGTATACTGAGGTATAAAGAACTGAGAACGCCGACGAACATGTGCCTGGTGAACTTAGCAGCGGCGGATCTCTTATTTACAGTCGGTGTACCAGCGGTTGCTTATACCAGATACACGCAATCTTGGCGCCTGGGAGAAACGATTTGCAAATTACTACCTTATACTCAG TTTGTCTGTGGCTTCGTATTATTATGGACATTGACGTTTATATCAATGGACAGGCATCGATGTTTAGCGACGGCACCATACAGAAGCGCCTTAACAGGAGTCAAAGTATTAACCATTAGTCTTTTCACTTGGATCATTGCAGTCCTCGTTTTTCTACCGCTTGTATTTTGGTTTAAACAAAAG GAGATTGCTGACGATTCAACGATATGCACTTTGATTTTCCCAAGAAACAAAGTTGTGAACATTTcgctatgttacacgataccaATAATCGTTTCTGCTTGTCTTTTACCAATGACTCTTTTGGTGTATCACTACCAACGAATTTTTCAGAAAATTCTCGACACACGAAGTACGTGGGCTGTCCCGTGCGTGCCGCAA AGTTTAGAAAATAATAGTGGTGATGGCGGAGGCAGCGGCAACGCAACAGGTAGAAGAGATTCGGAGCTATCGATAGTAGGAACATTACTACCTTGGGCTGGAAGAAAACTATCCGGAGCATCACTATCTAGTCGAAGAGGACGCACTGGTAGTCTTTCTCAACAGGAAGAAACACGATTATACAAACATCTTCGAGTTGTACGAATATTGCTGCTGAACGTGATTGCTGTACTAGTTATGTGGCTTCCAATCACTATCGTGATGTTATTGATTTATATTGATGGCAAAAGACCTAACGAAGATACCGATTTCTTTCTGAGATCGCATCATTTCGTTTGGAGTGTGATCGTCGCACAATTGAACACTATAGTTAATCCTCTTCTCTATGGTGTACTTTCGGAAAACTTTCGAGTAGTTTGTTTTACGAAGCAGTGGAAACGAAGGAGGCACAATAATAGTTCTAAATACGCAGAACACGCAGGATTGAAGAAAAGCTCGAAATCGTTGCAAGCATTTCAAAATCGTTTGGAAACAATTGGAACTCCTAAACACTTAAGAAGCTCATTTAAACATTCGAAGAAATATTCTAACTGTAACATAGTAGGTAGTATCGACGAAGTATCAAATTCGGAAAAATTGTGA
- the LOC143428648 gene encoding uncharacterized protein LOC143428648 isoform X3, producing MNSSYLWGEDEEWGARYYFTYYSQFEERRGISTIIEFVCGFVLLWTLTFISMDRHRCLATAPYRSALTGVKVLTISLFTWIIAVLVFLPLVFWFKQKEIADDSTICTLIFPRNKVVNISLCYTIPIIVSACLLPMTLLVYHYQRIFQKILDTRSTWAVPCVPQSLENNSGDGGGSGNATGRRDSELSIVGTLLPWAGRKLSGASLSSRRGRTGSLSQQEETRLYKHLRVVRILLLNVIAVLVMWLPITIVMLLIYIDGKRPNEDTDFFLRSHHFVWSVIVAQLNTIVNPLLYGVLSENFRVVCFTKQWKRRRHNNSSKYAEHAGLKKSSKSLQAFQNRLETIGTPKHLRSSFKHSKKYSNCNIVGSIDEVSNSEKL from the exons ATGAATTCGTCTTATCTCTGGGGTGAAGATGAAGAATGGGGAGCACGATACTATTTTACGTATTATAGCCAATTTGAGGAACGAAGAGGAATTAGCACGATTATTGAA TTTGTCTGTGGCTTCGTATTATTATGGACATTGACGTTTATATCAATGGACAGGCATCGATGTTTAGCGACGGCACCATACAGAAGCGCCTTAACAGGAGTCAAAGTATTAACCATTAGTCTTTTCACTTGGATCATTGCAGTCCTCGTTTTTCTACCGCTTGTATTTTGGTTTAAACAAAAG GAGATTGCTGACGATTCAACGATATGCACTTTGATTTTCCCAAGAAACAAAGTTGTGAACATTTcgctatgttacacgataccaATAATCGTTTCTGCTTGTCTTTTACCAATGACTCTTTTGGTGTATCACTACCAACGAATTTTTCAGAAAATTCTCGACACACGAAGTACGTGGGCTGTCCCGTGCGTGCCGCAA AGTTTAGAAAATAATAGTGGTGATGGCGGAGGCAGCGGCAACGCAACAGGTAGAAGAGATTCGGAGCTATCGATAGTAGGAACATTACTACCTTGGGCTGGAAGAAAACTATCCGGAGCATCACTATCTAGTCGAAGAGGACGCACTGGTAGTCTTTCTCAACAGGAAGAAACACGATTATACAAACATCTTCGAGTTGTACGAATATTGCTGCTGAACGTGATTGCTGTACTAGTTATGTGGCTTCCAATCACTATCGTGATGTTATTGATTTATATTGATGGCAAAAGACCTAACGAAGATACCGATTTCTTTCTGAGATCGCATCATTTCGTTTGGAGTGTGATCGTCGCACAATTGAACACTATAGTTAATCCTCTTCTCTATGGTGTACTTTCGGAAAACTTTCGAGTAGTTTGTTTTACGAAGCAGTGGAAACGAAGGAGGCACAATAATAGTTCTAAATACGCAGAACACGCAGGATTGAAGAAAAGCTCGAAATCGTTGCAAGCATTTCAAAATCGTTTGGAAACAATTGGAACTCCTAAACACTTAAGAAGCTCATTTAAACATTCGAAGAAATATTCTAACTGTAACATAGTAGGTAGTATCGACGAAGTATCAAATTCGGAAAAATTGTGA
- the LOC143428648 gene encoding free fatty acid receptor 4-like isoform X2, with amino-acid sequence MAGCILRYKELRTPTNMCLVNLAAADLLFTVGVPAVAYTRYTQSWRLGETICKLLPYTQFVCGFVLLWTLTFISMDRHRCLATAPYRSALTGVKVLTISLFTWIIAVLVFLPLVFWFKQKEIADDSTICTLIFPRNKVVNISLCYTIPIIVSACLLPMTLLVYHYQRIFQKILDTRSTWAVPCVPQSLENNSGDGGGSGNATGRRDSELSIVGTLLPWAGRKLSGASLSSRRGRTGSLSQQEETRLYKHLRVVRILLLNVIAVLVMWLPITIVMLLIYIDGKRPNEDTDFFLRSHHFVWSVIVAQLNTIVNPLLYGVLSENFRVVCFTKQWKRRRHNNSSKYAEHAGLKKSSKSLQAFQNRLETIGTPKHLRSSFKHSKKYSNCNIVGSIDEVSNSEKL; translated from the exons ATGGCTGGCTGTATACTGAGGTATAAAGAACTGAGAACGCCGACGAACATGTGCCTGGTGAACTTAGCAGCGGCGGATCTCTTATTTACAGTCGGTGTACCAGCGGTTGCTTATACCAGATACACGCAATCTTGGCGCCTGGGAGAAACGATTTGCAAATTACTACCTTATACTCAG TTTGTCTGTGGCTTCGTATTATTATGGACATTGACGTTTATATCAATGGACAGGCATCGATGTTTAGCGACGGCACCATACAGAAGCGCCTTAACAGGAGTCAAAGTATTAACCATTAGTCTTTTCACTTGGATCATTGCAGTCCTCGTTTTTCTACCGCTTGTATTTTGGTTTAAACAAAAG GAGATTGCTGACGATTCAACGATATGCACTTTGATTTTCCCAAGAAACAAAGTTGTGAACATTTcgctatgttacacgataccaATAATCGTTTCTGCTTGTCTTTTACCAATGACTCTTTTGGTGTATCACTACCAACGAATTTTTCAGAAAATTCTCGACACACGAAGTACGTGGGCTGTCCCGTGCGTGCCGCAA AGTTTAGAAAATAATAGTGGTGATGGCGGAGGCAGCGGCAACGCAACAGGTAGAAGAGATTCGGAGCTATCGATAGTAGGAACATTACTACCTTGGGCTGGAAGAAAACTATCCGGAGCATCACTATCTAGTCGAAGAGGACGCACTGGTAGTCTTTCTCAACAGGAAGAAACACGATTATACAAACATCTTCGAGTTGTACGAATATTGCTGCTGAACGTGATTGCTGTACTAGTTATGTGGCTTCCAATCACTATCGTGATGTTATTGATTTATATTGATGGCAAAAGACCTAACGAAGATACCGATTTCTTTCTGAGATCGCATCATTTCGTTTGGAGTGTGATCGTCGCACAATTGAACACTATAGTTAATCCTCTTCTCTATGGTGTACTTTCGGAAAACTTTCGAGTAGTTTGTTTTACGAAGCAGTGGAAACGAAGGAGGCACAATAATAGTTCTAAATACGCAGAACACGCAGGATTGAAGAAAAGCTCGAAATCGTTGCAAGCATTTCAAAATCGTTTGGAAACAATTGGAACTCCTAAACACTTAAGAAGCTCATTTAAACATTCGAAGAAATATTCTAACTGTAACATAGTAGGTAGTATCGACGAAGTATCAAATTCGGAAAAATTGTGA